In one Bradyrhizobium cosmicum genomic region, the following are encoded:
- a CDS encoding TonB-dependent receptor, which produces MARGGRVGLLGNKDFMDTPFNMTSYTAKKIEDQQATTVADVVSNDPSVRFTAQTGGLFDSFFIRGFPIGEGNVGEIAFNGVYGVAPNYRVFTDYIERIEIIKGPTALLYGMAPNSSVGGTINIVPKRASDVDLTRVTTDYATNSQLGTHVDVSRRFGEKREFGIRVNGSYHNGDTPLDNQSREAHVGAAAFDYRGEKFRASLDFIDQEERFDAPTRPFLVATGVAVPTAPAGTRNVTQAWEWSKVHDNSLLARAEYDVTDAVTVFADAGGGRTQVDRLFGTPTILNSAGDTTSTPGHFKFDIDRNVGDAGVRARFETAAISHAVSFQGSYYADQISRGSVSGTPVLSNIYAPIARPEQIVPAPATVPKLSDTELTGLALADTLSVFEERLQLTVGLRQQGVKSNNFNTTTGAVTASYDQTAFTPMVGLVVKPWSHVSLYANYIEGLSKGDVAPTTANNSGEVLAPYLSKQKEAGAKIDFGMLAATISIFEITKPSGQLGSDKVYRADAEQRNRGVELALFGEVQPGIRIIGGVTLIDPELTKSSTPSNLGKTPIGVPQVQANLSAEWDTPFAPGLTLVANTVYTGYQYLDAANTQVVPAWTRLDLGARYNTRINNRPVTIRALVQNVFDNNYWSGVASFSGLSQGAPRTLLLSMTTDF; this is translated from the coding sequence ATGGCCCGCGGAGGACGGGTTGGTCTGCTGGGCAACAAGGATTTCATGGACACGCCGTTCAACATGACCAGTTACACGGCGAAGAAGATCGAGGATCAACAGGCGACAACGGTCGCCGACGTCGTCAGCAACGATCCTTCGGTCCGCTTCACGGCTCAGACCGGCGGTCTGTTCGATTCCTTCTTCATCCGCGGCTTTCCGATCGGCGAAGGGAATGTCGGAGAAATTGCCTTCAACGGCGTCTATGGCGTTGCACCGAATTATCGCGTGTTCACCGATTACATCGAACGGATCGAGATCATCAAAGGCCCGACCGCGTTGCTTTACGGCATGGCGCCGAACAGCAGCGTCGGCGGTACGATCAACATCGTTCCGAAGCGTGCCTCGGATGTCGATCTCACACGGGTTACCACCGACTACGCGACGAACTCCCAACTCGGCACCCACGTGGATGTGAGTCGACGCTTCGGCGAGAAGCGTGAATTCGGCATTCGCGTCAATGGCAGCTATCACAATGGCGATACGCCGCTGGACAACCAGAGCCGGGAGGCGCATGTCGGCGCCGCGGCGTTCGATTATCGCGGCGAGAAATTCAGAGCCTCGCTCGACTTCATCGATCAGGAAGAAAGGTTCGACGCGCCGACGAGGCCGTTTCTGGTCGCAACGGGCGTCGCTGTCCCGACCGCTCCGGCGGGTACGCGCAATGTCACGCAGGCCTGGGAGTGGTCCAAGGTTCACGACAACTCGCTGCTCGCGCGCGCCGAATACGATGTAACGGATGCCGTGACGGTGTTCGCCGACGCCGGTGGAGGAAGGACGCAGGTCGATCGCCTGTTTGGCACGCCGACGATCCTGAATTCGGCTGGCGACACCACGTCGACACCTGGACACTTCAAGTTCGATATCGACCGGAATGTAGGCGACGCCGGTGTGCGCGCCCGGTTTGAAACCGCCGCGATCAGTCACGCCGTGAGCTTCCAGGGCAGTTACTACGCCGACCAGATATCACGAGGTAGCGTTTCGGGGACGCCGGTTTTGTCCAACATCTACGCACCGATCGCCCGTCCCGAGCAGATCGTTCCGGCTCCCGCGACTGTCCCCAAGCTTTCGGATACCGAATTGACCGGCCTTGCGCTGGCCGACACCTTGTCGGTTTTCGAGGAGCGGCTTCAGCTGACCGTTGGCTTGCGGCAACAGGGCGTGAAGTCGAACAATTTCAACACCACCACCGGCGCCGTCACCGCCTCCTACGACCAAACGGCGTTCACGCCGATGGTCGGCCTGGTCGTCAAGCCGTGGAGCCACGTTTCTTTGTACGCGAACTACATCGAAGGTCTCAGCAAAGGCGACGTCGCGCCGACCACGGCGAACAATTCCGGAGAGGTCCTCGCGCCGTATCTCAGCAAGCAGAAGGAAGCAGGTGCCAAGATCGATTTCGGCATGCTGGCCGCCACGATCAGCATATTCGAGATCACCAAGCCGTCGGGACAGCTGGGTTCCGACAAGGTGTACCGGGCCGACGCCGAACAGCGCAATCGCGGCGTGGAGCTCGCCTTGTTCGGAGAAGTGCAGCCGGGCATTCGGATCATTGGCGGCGTGACGCTGATCGACCCCGAGCTGACAAAGTCGAGCACGCCATCCAATCTCGGCAAGACGCCGATCGGTGTACCTCAGGTGCAAGCCAACTTGTCCGCCGAATGGGACACCCCGTTCGCGCCCGGACTGACGCTGGTCGCAAACACCGTCTATACCGGGTACCAATATCTGGATGCGGCAAACACGCAGGTCGTTCCGGCCTGGACGAGGCTCGACCTCGGTGCCCGCTACAACACGCGCATCAACAACCGCCCGGTCACGATCCGTGCGCTGGTCCAGAACGTGTTCGACAACAACTATTGGTCGGGCGTGGCGAGCTTCTCCGGCCTGTCGCAAGGTGCCCCGCGAACACTGCTGCTGTCGATGACAACGGACTTCTGA
- a CDS encoding sulfur globule protein precursor, which translates to MLRKLSLVAVAALALGAALAPTSASAHWHGGGWHGGGWGHHYGFGGPRFYGRGPVVSYGYGGCYVRRLVPTPWGPRWRMINRCY; encoded by the coding sequence ATGTTGAGGAAACTTTCGCTTGTCGCCGTTGCCGCGCTCGCGCTGGGCGCCGCGCTGGCGCCGACCTCCGCCTCCGCTCACTGGCACGGCGGCGGCTGGCATGGCGGCGGTTGGGGCCACCACTACGGCTTTGGCGGCCCGCGCTTCTACGGCCGCGGTCCGGTCGTCTCCTACGGTTATGGCGGCTGCTATGTGCGCCGGCTGGTCCCGACCCCCTGGGGACCGCGCTGGCGGATGATCAACCGCTGCTACTGA
- a CDS encoding class I SAM-dependent methyltransferase: protein MSSPEPIKFTDGAAYERFMAPWSRSAGALFLDWLAPGTGQAWVDVGAGNGAFTELILAKSAPASVCAIDPSNAQIETARQKLPASQVELSIGDAMALPYEPNRFDVAVMALVLFFVPDPRKGVSEMLRVTKPGGIVASYTWDVMRGGTPPQPVWEEIDAMGKPSARPPSAEVSRFAALKALWAELGIRDIETRELVVERTFADFDDYWLSMVVSSPSAVVGKLSDAETAELKRRLQDRLPASATGEITVHAWATAIKGRKAG, encoded by the coding sequence ATGTCGTCACCCGAACCGATCAAATTCACCGACGGCGCGGCCTATGAGCGCTTCATGGCACCCTGGAGCCGATCGGCCGGGGCTCTGTTTCTCGACTGGCTGGCGCCGGGCACCGGACAGGCCTGGGTGGATGTCGGTGCCGGCAACGGCGCGTTCACCGAGCTCATTCTTGCCAAGTCCGCTCCTGCATCGGTCTGCGCGATCGATCCCTCGAACGCACAGATCGAGACCGCCCGCCAAAAGCTCCCGGCAAGTCAGGTCGAGCTGTCGATCGGCGATGCGATGGCCCTTCCCTACGAGCCCAACCGCTTCGACGTTGCGGTGATGGCGCTGGTGCTGTTCTTCGTGCCTGATCCGCGCAAGGGCGTCTCGGAAATGCTCCGTGTCACCAAGCCCGGCGGCATTGTCGCGTCCTACACCTGGGACGTCATGCGCGGCGGCACGCCGCCGCAGCCTGTGTGGGAGGAGATAGACGCGATGGGCAAGCCGTCGGCGCGCCCGCCCAGCGCGGAGGTCTCGCGCTTCGCAGCCCTGAAGGCGCTCTGGGCCGAACTCGGTATCCGCGATATCGAGACACGAGAGCTCGTCGTCGAACGCACCTTCGCCGACTTCGACGATTACTGGCTGTCCATGGTCGTGAGCAGCCCGAGCGCGGTCGTGGGAAAGCTGTCGGATGCGGAGACCGCGGAACTGAAACGCCGGCTTCAGGACAGGCTTCCGGCAAGCGCGACCGGAGAGATCACGGTTCACGCGTGGGCGACGGCGATCAAGGGACGCAAGGCCGGCTAA
- a CDS encoding DNA polymerase III subunit chi, which translates to MTEVLFYHLQNMTVENVLPPLLEKSLERGWRVVVQATSPERADALDAHLWTYRDDSFLPHATWRVNDVADQPIVLAVEEDNPNGANVRFLVDGAALPQDAPSYERMVLLFNGDDPDALALARSAWTDCKARGFDVTYWQADERGRWQRRN; encoded by the coding sequence ATGACTGAAGTGCTGTTCTATCATCTGCAAAACATGACGGTGGAGAACGTGTTGCCGCCGCTTCTCGAGAAATCGCTCGAGCGCGGCTGGCGCGTCGTGGTGCAGGCGACCTCGCCGGAGCGCGCCGATGCGCTGGATGCGCATTTATGGACCTATCGCGACGATTCCTTCCTGCCTCACGCGACATGGCGCGTGAACGACGTCGCCGATCAGCCGATCGTGCTGGCGGTCGAGGAGGACAATCCCAACGGCGCCAATGTCCGCTTCCTGGTCGACGGGGCGGCGCTGCCGCAGGACGCGCCGAGCTATGAGCGCATGGTGCTGCTGTTCAACGGCGACGATCCGGATGCGCTCGCGCTCGCCCGCAGCGCCTGGACGGATTGCAAGGCGCGGGGATTTGATGTCACTTATTGGCAGGCCGACGAACGGGGCCGGTGGCAACGCCGGAATTAG
- a CDS encoding TerC family protein, translating into MNWLWQIFDPATIGAFFTQFRNEMAEPTFWIAVGKIIWINILLSGDNALVIALACRGLKPRHRLWGMIFGAGAAVLLRIIFTGIVASLMELPYLKLVGGLALIVIAAKLLVPENEDEDDVESASHLWQAVQIVVVADIVMSLDNVIAVAAAANGSVPLLILGLAISVPLIVAGAALIMALLAKLPVLVWAGAALLGWVAGEVIATDPGIEPRLHTVFAGPVGASLDSVLAMLRIPPQFAHAGPAAEYLCAALGVVVVLVVGTIWRRRSLSQAALESSERHAKASAE; encoded by the coding sequence GTGAATTGGCTCTGGCAGATCTTCGATCCCGCTACGATCGGGGCATTCTTCACCCAGTTCCGCAATGAGATGGCCGAACCGACCTTCTGGATCGCGGTCGGCAAGATCATCTGGATCAACATCCTGCTCTCCGGCGACAACGCGCTGGTGATCGCGCTCGCCTGCCGCGGCCTCAAGCCGCGGCATCGGCTGTGGGGCATGATCTTCGGTGCCGGCGCAGCCGTGCTGCTGCGGATCATCTTCACCGGCATCGTCGCGAGCCTGATGGAGCTGCCATATCTCAAGCTCGTCGGCGGTCTCGCGCTGATCGTGATCGCGGCGAAGCTGCTGGTGCCGGAGAACGAGGACGAGGACGACGTCGAGTCGGCTTCGCATCTGTGGCAGGCGGTGCAGATCGTCGTCGTCGCCGACATCGTCATGAGTCTCGACAACGTCATCGCGGTCGCGGCCGCCGCCAATGGTAGTGTGCCGCTCTTGATCCTCGGTCTCGCCATCAGCGTTCCCCTGATCGTCGCCGGTGCGGCGCTGATCATGGCGCTGCTCGCGAAGCTGCCGGTCCTGGTGTGGGCCGGTGCGGCGCTGCTCGGCTGGGTCGCCGGCGAGGTGATCGCGACCGACCCCGGCATCGAGCCGAGACTGCACACGGTGTTCGCAGGTCCCGTCGGGGCGTCGCTGGACTCGGTGCTGGCCATGCTGCGGATCCCGCCGCAATTTGCCCACGCCGGACCCGCTGCCGAATATCTCTGCGCGGCCCTCGGCGTCGTCGTTGTGCTGGTCGTCGGCACCATCTGGCGCCGGCGCAGCCTGAGCCAGGCCGCGCTCGAATCCTCTGAGCGCCACGCCAAGGCGTCGGCGGAGTAA
- a CDS encoding tripartite tricarboxylate transporter substrate binding protein BugD, with amino-acid sequence MRLIALVSALLLPLGQAVAQDYPTRPITMLVPFAAGGPTDTIARLTAAGMGKSLGQQIVVENATGAGGTIGSTRASRAQPDGYTLLIHHVGISTAATLYRNLSYDTKTAFAPIGLVTNAPMTIIARSDFPADTLKELVAYAQQQGDKLTYANAGLGAASHLCGMLFMTAIQKQLTTVPYKGNGPIMNDLLGKQIDLTCDQATNTTGPITAKQVKAYAITTKERLKSLPDLPTADEAGLKGFELGVWHGIYAPKGTPPAVVQKLTAALQAALRDPVLIARFNDINTEPVPQDKATPEALGAMLVSEVDRWAPIIKAAGQYAD; translated from the coding sequence ATGCGACTCATCGCCCTCGTGTCGGCTCTGCTCTTGCCGCTTGGCCAGGCTGTCGCCCAGGACTATCCGACGAGGCCCATCACGATGCTGGTGCCGTTCGCCGCCGGCGGGCCGACGGACACCATCGCGCGCCTGACCGCGGCAGGCATGGGGAAATCTCTGGGGCAGCAGATCGTCGTCGAGAACGCGACGGGGGCTGGCGGCACCATCGGCTCGACCCGCGCCTCGCGCGCCCAACCGGACGGCTACACGCTGCTCATCCATCATGTCGGCATCTCGACCGCCGCCACGCTGTACCGCAACCTCAGCTATGACACCAAGACGGCGTTTGCACCGATCGGGCTTGTGACCAACGCGCCGATGACCATCATCGCGCGTTCCGATTTCCCGGCCGACACGCTGAAGGAACTGGTCGCCTATGCCCAGCAGCAGGGCGACAAGCTGACTTACGCCAATGCCGGGTTGGGCGCGGCATCGCACCTCTGCGGCATGCTGTTCATGACGGCGATCCAGAAGCAGCTCACCACGGTACCCTATAAGGGCAACGGTCCGATCATGAACGATCTTCTCGGCAAGCAGATCGATCTCACCTGCGACCAGGCGACGAACACAACCGGGCCGATCACGGCCAAGCAGGTCAAGGCCTACGCGATCACCACCAAGGAGCGCCTGAAGAGCCTGCCCGATCTGCCGACGGCCGATGAAGCCGGTCTCAAGGGGTTCGAGCTCGGCGTCTGGCACGGCATCTATGCGCCCAAGGGTACGCCGCCCGCGGTCGTCCAGAAGCTGACGGCGGCGCTTCAGGCGGCCCTCAGGGATCCCGTGCTGATCGCCCGGTTCAACGACATCAATACGGAGCCGGTCCCTCAGGACAAGGCGACGCCCGAGGCGCTTGGGGCAATGCTGGTTAGCGAGGTCGACCGCTGGGCTCCGATCATCAAGGCGGCCGGACAGTATGCCGACTGA
- the ndk gene encoding nucleoside-diphosphate kinase has product MAIERTFSIIKPDATARNLTGAVNAVIEKAGLRIVAQKRIRMTKEQAETFYAVHKARPFFGELVEFMTSGPVVVQVLEGENAVAKYRDAMGATDPSKAAEGTIRKLYAKSIGENSAHGSDAPETAAIEIAQFFSGNEIVG; this is encoded by the coding sequence ATGGCCATCGAACGCACTTTCTCGATCATCAAGCCCGATGCGACCGCGCGTAACCTGACCGGTGCGGTCAACGCCGTAATCGAAAAGGCGGGCCTGCGCATCGTCGCGCAGAAGCGCATCCGCATGACCAAGGAACAGGCCGAGACCTTCTATGCCGTCCACAAGGCCCGCCCGTTCTTCGGCGAACTCGTCGAGTTCATGACCTCGGGCCCGGTGGTGGTGCAGGTCCTCGAAGGCGAGAACGCCGTCGCCAAGTATCGCGACGCGATGGGTGCGACCGATCCGTCCAAGGCGGCCGAGGGCACCATCCGCAAGCTCTACGCAAAGTCGATCGGCGAGAATTCCGCTCACGGCTCGGATGCGCCGGAGACCGCCGCGATCGAGATCGCGCAGTTCTTCTCGGGCAACGAGATCGTCGGCTGA
- a CDS encoding ABC-F family ATP-binding cassette domain-containing protein — protein MLSITDLSIRLAGRLLIDQSSVQITPGSRVGMVGRNGTGKSTLFKVIRGELSAEHGTVTLPPRWRVGSLAQEAPNGPESLISVVLKADLERDALLHEAESATDPHRIAEIQTRLVDIDAHSAPSRAAAILSGLGFSAGDQLRPCAEFSGGWRMRVALAATLFAAPDLLLLDEPTNYLDLEGALWLEDHLAHYPRTVIVISHDRDLLESSVDQILHLERSKLTLYKGTYSSFEEQRATRELLDAKAVKRQEAERARLQAFVDRFKAKASKARQAQSRVKMLERLKPINALVTQDVREITFPAPEKILSPPIIAVDNASVGYDPAAPVLSRVTLRIDNDDRIALLGANGNGKSTLVKLLAGRLAPFSGKVTRADKLSIAYFAQHQLDELNEDASTYDHVRKLMGDAPEAKVRARAGAIGFSGKAADTKVAKLSGGEKARLLLGLATFFGPNMIILDEPTNHLDIDSRAALAEAINEFPGAVIMVSHDRYLIEACADQLWIVADRTVTNYDGDLDEYRRLVLSSRNGEPAPRERSTAAEKPQRPKSDNRGSLKKRIAEAENEIARVSDIIAKIDTALSLPDIFTRDPKQAAQLSKARANAANALARAEEQWLEASTQQDETAG, from the coding sequence ATGCTTTCTATCACCGACCTCTCCATCCGCCTCGCCGGACGCCTTCTGATTGACCAGAGTTCCGTGCAGATCACGCCCGGATCGCGCGTCGGCATGGTCGGACGCAACGGCACCGGCAAGTCGACGCTGTTCAAGGTGATCCGGGGTGAGCTTTCGGCCGAGCACGGCACAGTGACCCTGCCGCCGCGCTGGCGTGTCGGCAGCCTCGCACAGGAGGCACCGAACGGCCCCGAAAGCCTGATCTCCGTCGTGCTCAAGGCCGATCTCGAGCGCGACGCGCTGCTTCACGAAGCCGAAAGCGCGACCGACCCGCACCGGATCGCGGAGATCCAGACGCGGCTGGTCGACATCGACGCGCATTCGGCGCCGAGCCGCGCCGCCGCGATCCTGTCCGGTCTCGGCTTCTCCGCCGGCGACCAGCTGCGCCCTTGCGCCGAGTTCTCCGGCGGGTGGCGCATGCGCGTCGCGCTCGCGGCGACGCTGTTCGCGGCCCCCGACCTGTTGCTGCTCGACGAGCCCACCAACTATCTCGATCTCGAAGGCGCGTTGTGGCTGGAGGATCACCTCGCGCATTATCCGCGCACGGTGATCGTGATCAGCCATGACCGCGACCTGCTGGAGAGTTCGGTCGACCAGATCCTGCATCTGGAGCGCAGCAAACTCACGCTCTACAAGGGCACCTACTCGTCCTTCGAGGAGCAGCGCGCCACACGCGAACTGCTGGATGCCAAGGCGGTCAAGCGCCAGGAGGCCGAGCGGGCTCGCCTGCAAGCTTTCGTCGACCGCTTCAAGGCCAAAGCCTCGAAGGCGCGCCAGGCTCAATCCCGCGTCAAAATGCTGGAGCGCCTCAAGCCGATCAATGCGCTGGTGACCCAGGACGTGCGCGAGATCACCTTCCCGGCGCCGGAGAAGATCCTGTCGCCGCCGATCATCGCCGTCGACAACGCCTCGGTCGGCTACGATCCGGCAGCGCCTGTGCTGAGCCGCGTTACGCTCCGCATCGACAATGACGATCGCATCGCGCTGCTGGGCGCCAACGGCAACGGCAAATCGACGCTGGTCAAGCTGCTCGCCGGACGGCTCGCGCCGTTCTCCGGCAAGGTGACACGCGCCGACAAGCTCTCGATTGCCTATTTCGCCCAGCACCAGCTCGACGAACTGAACGAGGATGCCTCGACCTACGACCACGTCCGCAAACTGATGGGCGATGCGCCCGAGGCGAAGGTGCGGGCGCGCGCCGGCGCGATCGGCTTCTCGGGCAAGGCGGCCGACACCAAGGTTGCCAAACTGTCGGGCGGCGAGAAGGCGCGGCTGCTGCTGGGGCTCGCGACCTTCTTCGGCCCCAACATGATCATCCTGGACGAGCCGACCAACCATCTCGACATCGACAGCCGCGCCGCGCTTGCCGAAGCCATCAACGAATTCCCCGGCGCGGTGATCATGGTCTCGCATGACCGCTATCTGATCGAGGCCTGCGCCGATCAGCTCTGGATCGTCGCCGACCGCACCGTGACCAATTACGACGGCGACCTCGACGAGTACCGCCGCCTGGTGCTGTCGTCGCGCAACGGCGAGCCGGCCCCGCGCGAGCGCAGCACCGCAGCTGAGAAGCCGCAGCGTCCGAAGTCGGACAATCGCGGCTCGCTGAAGAAGCGCATCGCGGAAGCCGAGAACGAGATCGCCCGCGTCAGCGACATCATCGCCAAGATCGACACCGCGCTGTCGCTGCCCGACATCTTCACCCGCGATCCCAAGCAGGCCGCGCAACTGTCGAAGGCGCGCGCCAACGCGGCGAACGCGCTCGCGCGCGCCGAGGAGCAATGGCTCGAGGCGAGCACGCAGCAGGATGAGACGGCGGGCTAG